AAACTATGCATTTTATCATAGTTCTTCAATTGATATTTTCTCATAATTATAGTTATTTTTTATTTGGTTCCATTTATCTTTTGTAATTGCCATTATAACAATATCAAGAAAATCGCCATTCTTATATATATGTTGTTTTAATGTTCCTTCTATAGTAGATCCAAACTTCTCATGTATAGAAATAACTTTTTCATTGAATCTAAATACCTCACAACATAACTTGTTTAGATTTAATATATCAAATGCATAATCATATATATTACATTCCAGTGTTGTTGCAATTCCTTTACCCCTAAACGAAGTATCCCCAATATAATATGCCCAAGAACATCTTTTGTTTGTGTAATCAATGTTACAGATATTTATTAGACCTATTTTCACACCATCAAATTTTATTATCCAGTACTTACTATTATTTTGTTCATTAATAGACTCAAACCATTTTTGTTGAATTTCTAGAGTTAGCTTAGGATCAGTATACATATATTGGCTTACTTCCAGTTTGATTCTCCAGTTCATAATAAGTTCTAAATCATCCCTAGTAACTTTTATAAGCTCTAATGTCATAAATATTTCCCTCCAATACTTACACACAGTATTTTTATATCATTAATAATATAATAATTAATATTCTAAATGGCTAAAATTTTTAGTATCTACTTTTCTCCTAATTTTTTCTGCTCTATAAATTCATTAATACCTTTTATTTCAGGATTTCTATCTATTAAATCTATAATATCATTTAACCAAAATATTTTTTTTTCAAAATATAACTGTTCATATATTTTAGTTATAGCTTGAAAATCTTCTGAAGTATCTAGTGTCCATCTGTAACTTGAATAATCTATTTCATTTTTAAAACCAATTAATTTAAATTTATCTGGATTCTGATAAATATATGGGGTTACATGTTCTCTTTCAAATTGTTTTCTAGCTTCCTCAAATACCTTTTTTAATGTTTCAAATCGTATAATTTCAGCATCTAGTCCTCTTGGGAAAGTTCTTTCTAATGTATTACTCATATAATCAATCTCACTCTTATATAATTTCTTAAAGTTTATCATCATTTTATCTATTATGTCAGCATCTATAACAGGACAATCTGAAGTAATTCTTACTACTATATCTGCATCATTTTCTCTCGCTGCATAGTAATATCTAGAGAGTACATCTTCCTCAGAGCCTCTAAAGTGCTTTACCCCTAGCCTTTCGGCTTCCTTAACTATTATATCATCATCTTGTTTAACTGTTGTAGCTATAACTATTTCATCAATTAATTTGGATTGCTTCACTCTTATAATTACATGCTCTAAAACAGTCTTACCACATAAATCCATCATTATTTTACCTGGTAATCTTGTAGAACCCATCCTTGCTTGTATTATTGCAACTATTTTGCTCATGGATATCACCTTTATTTTTTATAGTAATTTAAGACTTTTCTTAAAGCAACCACTACATCCTCTAAGTCTGTATCTATCATAGCCGGAAATAGTGGTAAAGTAATTATTCTCTCATATAGCTTCTCGGCGTTAGGACATAGACCTTTACTGTATCCTAAATTTTGATAGTGAGGATGATAATAAACGGGAACGTAATGAACATTAACTCCAATATTTTCTGCCCTTAATGCTTCAAATATTTCTTTTCTTCCTACTGTAAACTTTTCAAGCTCTAGTTGAATAATATATAAGTGATAACTAGAATTTGAAAATGAAGCTTCAAAAGGTCTAATTACACCATCTATTTCTTTTAATAATTCATTATATTTATGAACCAATGCTTTTCTTCTTCTTATAAACTTGTC
Above is a genomic segment from Alkaliphilus oremlandii OhILAs containing:
- the pseH gene encoding UDP-4-amino-4,6-dideoxy-N-acetyl-beta-L-altrosamine N-acetyltransferase, whose protein sequence is MTLELIKVTRDDLELIMNWRIKLEVSQYMYTDPKLTLEIQQKWFESINEQNNSKYWIIKFDGVKIGLINICNIDYTNKRCSWAYYIGDTSFRGKGIATTLECNIYDYAFDILNLNKLCCEVFRFNEKVISIHEKFGSTIEGTLKQHIYKNGDFLDIVIMAITKDKWNQIKNNYNYEKISIEEL
- a CDS encoding cytidylyltransferase domain-containing protein produces the protein MSKIVAIIQARMGSTRLPGKIMMDLCGKTVLEHVIIRVKQSKLIDEIVIATTVKQDDDIIVKEAERLGVKHFRGSEEDVLSRYYYAARENDADIVVRITSDCPVIDADIIDKMMINFKKLYKSEIDYMSNTLERTFPRGLDAEIIRFETLKKVFEEARKQFEREHVTPYIYQNPDKFKLIGFKNEIDYSSYRWTLDTSEDFQAITKIYEQLYFEKKIFWLNDIIDLIDRNPEIKGINEFIEQKKLGEK